In Synechococcus sp. CC9616, the following are encoded in one genomic region:
- a CDS encoding DNA polymerase, giving the protein MNLSHPIVWVHEEALGPANPALEDWPQTPALFVFDQTWIAHQRISRKRLGFLYECCLELPVTIRKGDVVKEVVAFAHRHGADGVVTSGAVDPRLNRIAASIDRELPLWILDGEPFVNLPRPPRLGRFSRYWREAEPVVWSAF; this is encoded by the coding sequence ATGAATCTCAGCCATCCGATTGTGTGGGTGCATGAGGAAGCCCTCGGCCCTGCCAATCCCGCTCTCGAGGACTGGCCCCAGACGCCGGCGCTGTTTGTGTTCGATCAAACCTGGATCGCACATCAGCGGATCAGCCGCAAGCGGCTTGGCTTCCTGTACGAATGTTGTCTTGAACTTCCCGTCACCATCCGCAAAGGCGATGTGGTGAAGGAAGTTGTGGCGTTTGCCCATCGCCACGGTGCTGATGGCGTTGTCACCAGTGGAGCGGTGGACCCTCGCCTGAATCGCATCGCCGCCTCCATCGATCGGGAGCTGCCCCTCTGGATCCTCGACGGAGAACCATTCGTCAACCTGCCAAGGCCTCCCCGGCTGGGTCGTTTCAGCCGCTACTGGCGCGAGGCGGAACCGGTTGTCTGGTCGGCTTTCTGA
- a CDS encoding FAD-binding domain-containing protein, with product MTTAPSTSISGDLPRQFASRNDLDQLLAHEFPEAQGRISPIQGGRQAADKALKRVDAKRYAKSRNHLNGAVTGLSPYIRHGVLTLAEVRDAMFQRIRSREEGGKLINELGWRDFWQRMWHELGDRIEDDQEAIKTGHDAISYAQELPDDVREGRTGLACMDGFQHELVTNGWLHNHARMWMAAWLVHWRKVHWKAGADWFLEHLLDGDPASNHLSWQWVASTFSHKPYFFNRDNLERYSNGRFCNSCPSSEHCPFEGSYAHLESQLFAVQPSVRGVPTRRSGHRSDKAQGHHKKGSQR from the coding sequence GTGACCACCGCTCCATCAACCTCAATCAGCGGCGATCTGCCACGGCAGTTCGCTTCACGAAACGACCTCGATCAGCTGCTGGCACACGAGTTCCCTGAAGCTCAGGGGCGCATCAGCCCGATTCAGGGTGGACGTCAAGCTGCAGACAAAGCACTCAAGCGCGTGGATGCGAAGCGCTACGCCAAAAGCCGCAACCACCTCAATGGAGCTGTCACAGGGCTATCCCCTTACATCCGCCACGGCGTGCTGACGCTGGCTGAGGTGCGCGACGCGATGTTTCAACGGATTCGCAGCCGTGAGGAGGGCGGCAAACTGATCAACGAGCTGGGCTGGCGCGATTTCTGGCAGCGGATGTGGCATGAGCTGGGGGATCGCATCGAGGACGACCAGGAAGCGATCAAGACCGGCCATGACGCCATCAGCTACGCCCAAGAGCTTCCCGATGACGTTCGTGAAGGGCGAACCGGACTGGCCTGCATGGACGGCTTCCAGCACGAACTGGTGACCAACGGCTGGTTGCACAACCACGCCCGCATGTGGATGGCGGCCTGGCTGGTGCATTGGCGCAAGGTGCACTGGAAAGCGGGAGCCGATTGGTTCCTCGAGCATCTGCTGGATGGTGACCCCGCCAGCAACCACCTCAGCTGGCAATGGGTTGCCAGCACCTTCAGCCACAAGCCTTACTTCTTCAACAGGGACAACCTCGAGCGCTACAGCAACGGCCGTTTCTGCAACAGCTGCCCCAGCTCTGAACACTGCCCATTTGAGGGCAGCTATGCGCACCTGGAGAGCCAACTGTTTGCCGTGCAACCAAGCGTGCGTGGTGTTCCAACGCGACGTTCCGGACATCGCAGCGACAAGGCGCAGGGCCACCACAAAAAGGGAAGCCAGCGATGA
- the fabI gene encoding enoyl-ACP reductase FabI produces MLLDLTGKKILVTGIANNRSIAWGIAQQLKAAGAELGITYLPDEKGRFEAKVRELTAPLEPSLFLPLNVQDAEQMAGVFAEIKEKWGVLDGLVHCLAFAGKEELIGDYSATTSEGFARALEISAYSLAPLCAHAKPLFSEKAGVVTLTYLGAERAIPNYNVMGVAKAALEASVRYLSAELGPDKQVRVNAISAGPIRTLASSAIGGILDMIHNVEEKAPLRRTVTQMEVGGTAAFLLSDLASGISGQTIYVDAGYCINGM; encoded by the coding sequence ATGCTGCTTGATCTCACCGGCAAGAAGATCCTCGTCACCGGCATCGCCAACAACCGCTCGATCGCATGGGGCATCGCTCAGCAACTCAAAGCCGCTGGTGCCGAGCTCGGCATTACCTATCTCCCGGATGAGAAGGGACGCTTCGAGGCCAAGGTGCGTGAGCTCACTGCACCCCTCGAACCCAGCCTGTTTCTGCCCCTGAATGTTCAGGATGCCGAGCAAATGGCCGGTGTCTTCGCTGAAATTAAAGAGAAGTGGGGCGTTCTCGATGGCCTGGTGCATTGCCTTGCTTTCGCGGGCAAGGAGGAACTGATCGGTGATTACAGCGCCACCACCTCTGAGGGTTTTGCCCGAGCTCTCGAGATCAGCGCCTACTCGCTGGCACCCCTCTGTGCCCATGCCAAACCCCTGTTCAGCGAGAAAGCCGGGGTGGTCACGCTTACTTACCTCGGCGCTGAACGCGCTATCCCCAACTACAACGTGATGGGTGTGGCCAAGGCCGCTCTGGAAGCGTCCGTTCGCTATCTCTCCGCCGAGCTCGGCCCTGACAAGCAGGTGCGCGTTAATGCCATCAGTGCCGGCCCGATCCGTACCCTGGCCAGCTCCGCGATCGGCGGCATTCTCGACATGATCCACAACGTGGAGGAGAAGGCACCCCTGCGGCGCACCGTCACTCAGATGGAAGTGGGTGGTACCGCGGCCTTCCTGCTCAGCGATCTGGCCAGCGGCATCTCCGGTCAAACGATCTATGTGGACGCCGGTTACTGCATTAACGGCATGTGA